In Ruminococcaceae bacterium BL-6, a genomic segment contains:
- a CDS encoding ABC transporter permease → MKNLGKIGAELRRRNRKQYTLLSACLFFSVLLITAYVSIMRSPTVLDILPEGGDSRKMVMMIFALAAVGCGVFSIYSASLFFRYKSREAGIFLMLGASRSRISKQLFKEVMLTAAGSCLAGALLGTPLAWCIWQLFRAFLVDTQEMKLSFDPQAYLIALAFTAGILAALFLMGRAFIRRTNLIDIVNQQHKSEPVHDVKPWFGPLGIVLMAAGGFAGYLAPTIVVRMLHTYQTGWTKLFYLPFFVGLYMVLIHTVVHGWRQGKSRYRNIVPRSMMKFQGRQTVNNMLVLTVLIAGAYFATFNTPMMGTAQIMEMENRPVDYAFHYRADQNLPSRSEIEAMAAKDKVAVTGWKDAETAVLGSDGREEVSDGGGKFHFEYRKLGGECSCISESEYRKMTGKAADVQPGRFAAVMSEESAGKMDSDDKTLLTNMTTRKSMSFGFQRSLHFGMMASPSYYVLDDADYAKITAGLAEEWCERLVYFNVKDELQTYDFAKELFHEIVNRSGPECEVDEDYDRVAKIAANEAGKAWWGDEHPEIMKVSYDQPDSSQFRIGWKYMPKFRVLDRNDMVREYAVYFMVFPFISIICFAAVLLIGYTRCVTIAVNNRRVYDDLRHLGAAPGYLFRSVKGQVSKTFGAPGLIGTVLIFAYFVMILFMNDSQITREEFSALAVCAGIVLGLSIVLWAFYRFTLRRVCRMLKIK, encoded by the coding sequence ATGAAGAATCTGGGAAAGATCGGCGCGGAGCTTCGCCGCAGAAACAGGAAGCAGTACACGCTGCTGTCGGCCTGCCTCTTTTTTTCCGTCCTGCTCATCACCGCGTATGTCTCGATCATGCGTTCCCCGACCGTGCTGGATATCTTGCCGGAAGGGGGGGATTCCCGCAAGATGGTCATGATGATCTTTGCGCTTGCGGCGGTCGGATGCGGCGTCTTCTCGATTTACTCCGCGTCCCTCTTTTTCCGGTACAAGTCGCGCGAAGCGGGAATTTTCCTGATGCTCGGCGCATCCCGCAGCCGGATCTCGAAACAGCTTTTCAAAGAGGTGATGCTGACCGCGGCCGGCTCGTGCCTTGCCGGCGCGCTTTTGGGCACGCCGCTCGCGTGGTGCATCTGGCAGCTTTTCCGGGCCTTTCTTGTGGACACGCAGGAAATGAAGCTTTCCTTCGACCCGCAGGCATACCTGATCGCCCTGGCGTTCACGGCAGGGATCCTTGCCGCGCTGTTTCTCATGGGGCGCGCCTTTATCCGGCGCACCAATCTCATCGACATCGTCAACCAGCAGCACAAAAGCGAGCCGGTCCATGACGTGAAGCCGTGGTTCGGGCCCCTGGGCATCGTCCTGATGGCCGCCGGCGGGTTCGCGGGGTATCTCGCGCCCACGATCGTGGTCCGCATGCTTCACACATATCAAACCGGATGGACCAAGCTGTTTTACCTGCCGTTCTTCGTCGGCCTTTATATGGTGCTGATCCATACGGTCGTGCATGGCTGGAGGCAGGGGAAAAGCCGGTATCGGAACATCGTCCCGCGCAGCATGATGAAATTTCAGGGCAGGCAGACGGTCAACAATATGCTGGTTCTGACCGTTTTGATCGCGGGGGCGTATTTCGCCACCTTCAATACCCCCATGATGGGTACGGCCCAAATAATGGAAATGGAAAACCGGCCGGTCGACTATGCCTTTCATTACCGCGCCGACCAGAATCTGCCGTCGCGTTCCGAAATCGAGGCGATGGCTGCCAAAGACAAGGTCGCCGTCACGGGCTGGAAGGACGCGGAGACGGCCGTTCTGGGAAGCGACGGCAGGGAGGAAGTCAGTGACGGGGGCGGAAAATTCCATTTTGAATACCGGAAGCTCGGGGGAGAATGCAGCTGCATTTCCGAAAGCGAATACCGGAAAATGACCGGAAAAGCCGCCGACGTTCAGCCGGGCCGGTTCGCTGCGGTGATGTCGGAGGAATCCGCCGGGAAAATGGATTCGGATGACAAGACGCTGCTGACCAACATGACCACGAGAAAATCGATGAGCTTCGGGTTTCAGCGATCTCTGCACTTCGGCATGATGGCATCCCCATCCTATTATGTTCTGGATGACGCGGACTACGCGAAAATCACCGCCGGCCTTGCGGAAGAATGGTGCGAGAGGCTCGTCTATTTCAATGTGAAGGACGAGCTTCAGACCTACGATTTTGCAAAGGAGCTCTTTCATGAGATCGTAAATCGTTCCGGCCCGGAATGTGAGGTCGATGAGGATTATGACCGTGTCGCGAAAATCGCGGCGAACGAAGCTGGGAAAGCGTGGTGGGGAGACGAACATCCCGAGATAATGAAAGTCAGCTATGACCAGCCGGATTCCTCGCAGTTCCGGATCGGGTGGAAATACATGCCGAAATTCCGCGTCCTCGACAGGAACGATATGGTCAGGGAATACGCGGTATATTTCATGGTGTTCCCTTTCATTTCGATCATCTGCTTCGCCGCCGTGCTGCTCATCGGTTATACGAGATGCGTGACGATCGCGGTGAACAACCGGCGGGTCTACGACGATTTAAGGCACCTCGGGGCCGCCCCGGGCTATCTTTTCCGCTCGGTCAAGGGGCAGGTTTCCAAAACCTTCGGCGCGCCCGGCCTGATCGGGACCGTTCTGATCTTTGCCTATTTTGTCATGATCCTGTTCATGAACGACAGTCAGATCACCCGGGAAGAGTTCTCCGCGCTCGCCGTCTGCGCCGGCATCGTTCTGGGGCTGAGCATCGTTCTGTGGGCGTTTTATCGGTTTACCCTGCGCCGGGTGTGCAGGATGCTGAAGATAAAATGA
- the bceA gene encoding bacitracin ABC efflux transporter (ATP-binding protein) (Evidence 2a : Function from experimental evidences in other organisms; PubMedId : 14612242, 17905982, 25118291; Product type t : transporter), translating to MLQVKNLRKSYRAGKKTYEILKGVNLAVAQGEFVAVMGPSGSGKTTLLNCISCYIPFDKGEITLGGQELKDLDEKSLAEVRNRKLGFVFQDFMLLDGLSVLDNILLPAIIGGNTGTAMEQRGNRLCDFFGIGQIKGKYPADISGGEKQRTAVARALINDPLLILADEPTGNLDSKSSRAVISSFEEARNKLSATVLMVTHDSFAASFCDRVILLKDGTVYGTLERKGKERGGFQDELLEKIKEMNGDAA from the coding sequence ATGCTTCAGGTAAAAAACCTGCGCAAATCCTATCGCGCAGGAAAAAAGACGTACGAAATTTTGAAAGGGGTGAATCTGGCGGTGGCCCAGGGGGAATTCGTCGCCGTCATGGGGCCTTCGGGCTCCGGAAAAACAACATTATTGAACTGTATCTCCTGCTACATCCCGTTCGACAAAGGGGAAATCACGCTGGGCGGGCAGGAACTGAAAGATCTGGATGAGAAATCCCTCGCGGAGGTGCGCAACCGGAAGCTGGGCTTCGTTTTTCAGGATTTCATGTTGCTGGACGGCCTCAGCGTCCTGGACAATATCCTGCTGCCGGCCATCATAGGCGGGAATACGGGTACGGCCATGGAACAGCGCGGAAACAGGCTGTGCGATTTTTTCGGTATCGGGCAGATCAAGGGCAAATACCCGGCGGACATCTCGGGGGGCGAAAAGCAGCGCACGGCCGTTGCGCGTGCCCTCATCAACGACCCGCTGCTGATCCTTGCGGATGAGCCGACCGGGAACCTCGATTCCAAATCCAGCCGGGCGGTCATCTCTTCGTTCGAGGAAGCGCGGAACAAATTGTCCGCGACGGTTCTGATGGTGACGCACGACAGTTTCGCCGCCTCTTTCTGCGACCGGGTTATCCTGCTGAAGGACGGGACGGTGTACGGAACGCTGGAGCGGAAGGGAAAGGAGCGCGGCGGATTTCAGGATGAGCTGCTCGAGAAGATCAAGGAAATGAACGGTGATGCGGCATGA
- a CDS encoding DNA-binding response regulator — translation MLRIGICDDEIGARDALRLSLERLLREDDGRVFYDFSSGEGVAGWLAKHPGELDLLFLDVELGGASGMETARQIRRRDRNLMLVFVTGYADFVFDGYAVGAMDYLVKPVNGEKLRQVLRRAMELLKERRPQTFTVRNAEGMYRIAKEDIRYLYSDRRLVKVVTAAREYSYYGRLDDAQAALGPGFVRIHQRYLVRAGAVSKIEGSRVAVAGVSLSVSRALRREAMAALARDMIGGREQP, via the coding sequence ATGCTTCGGATCGGAATCTGCGACGACGAAATCGGCGCGCGGGATGCTCTTCGGCTTTCGCTGGAGCGTCTGCTCCGGGAAGACGACGGAAGGGTGTTTTACGATTTTTCTTCCGGCGAGGGCGTCGCCGGCTGGCTCGCAAAGCATCCCGGCGAACTGGACCTTCTTTTTCTGGATGTGGAGCTCGGCGGGGCGTCCGGCATGGAAACCGCGCGGCAGATCAGGCGGCGCGACCGGAACCTGATGCTCGTGTTCGTGACGGGATACGCCGACTTCGTGTTCGACGGATACGCCGTCGGCGCGATGGACTACCTCGTCAAGCCGGTGAACGGGGAGAAGCTCCGGCAGGTGCTCCGCCGCGCGATGGAGCTTCTGAAAGAGCGGCGGCCGCAGACGTTTACCGTGCGGAACGCGGAGGGGATGTACCGCATCGCGAAAGAGGACATCCGCTATCTGTACAGCGACCGCCGCCTGGTGAAAGTGGTGACGGCGGCCAGGGAATATTCCTATTACGGCAGGCTGGATGACGCGCAGGCCGCCCTCGGCCCGGGCTTTGTGCGCATCCATCAGCGCTATCTCGTCCGCGCGGGGGCCGTTTCGAAAATCGAGGGGAGCCGCGTCGCGGTCGCGGGCGTCAGCCTGTCCGTCAGCCGCGCCCTGCGCCGGGAAGCCATGGCCGCGCTGGCCCGCGATATGATCGGAGGGAGGGAACAGCCGTGA
- a CDS encoding HATPase_c_5 domain-containing protein yields MSFEKIPVAVFNIMDSISGFAAAPYVGFLVLRLFLPVREKRWARPLLYAGCALLAQQAIYVGDPVNILGILPAFFFIVFLCCGGAFLQRLSVSLIFSGFSLSFSALVDSFLHDNPALWMAVGSFMKWGFLRLAVWLAVYFALKRFAPEPEYGLPPKLWALVDVLTLAPFAATLITVALGDMEARGVGDFLLLLVALLTSFGLLWAVTVLARQQKLEQEKSFYEMNRMYYRNLEQEQFQVRRLRHDMANHLQAMSALPGPELRAYLDDLIRSPAMEHMRRYSENRVVNIVLSSKEAVMEQKKIAAEIETSVPQKLPVHDADLCALFANSIDNAIEACEKLPENRRKVSVRARADKGLFVLQVQNSAGGKSSWKNGLPATTKQEPQAHGFGLAGIREIAARYGGSMEITEDGAQFTLLVYFPLEEETGKTR; encoded by the coding sequence GTGAGCTTTGAAAAAATTCCAGTCGCTGTTTTCAACATCATGGATTCTATCAGCGGCTTTGCCGCCGCTCCCTACGTTGGGTTCCTCGTTTTGCGGCTCTTTCTGCCGGTCCGGGAAAAGCGCTGGGCCAGGCCGCTTTTATACGCCGGATGCGCCCTGCTGGCGCAGCAGGCCATCTATGTGGGCGATCCCGTGAACATACTCGGCATTCTTCCGGCATTCTTTTTCATCGTTTTCCTCTGCTGCGGGGGCGCTTTTCTTCAGCGGCTTTCGGTCTCTCTGATCTTCTCCGGCTTCAGCCTGTCGTTCAGCGCCCTGGTCGACAGCTTTCTCCACGACAATCCGGCTCTCTGGATGGCTGTGGGCTCCTTCATGAAGTGGGGCTTTCTTCGTCTGGCCGTCTGGCTCGCTGTGTATTTTGCGCTCAAACGCTTCGCGCCGGAGCCGGAGTACGGCCTGCCGCCAAAGCTGTGGGCGCTTGTGGACGTGCTGACGCTCGCTCCGTTCGCCGCCACGCTGATCACCGTCGCTCTGGGGGACATGGAAGCGCGGGGCGTCGGCGACTTTCTTCTGCTGCTGGTGGCGCTGCTGACTTCCTTCGGCCTGCTGTGGGCGGTAACCGTCCTTGCGCGTCAGCAGAAGCTGGAACAGGAAAAGAGCTTTTACGAAATGAACCGGATGTATTATCGGAATCTGGAGCAGGAGCAGTTTCAGGTGCGGCGCCTGCGGCACGACATGGCGAACCATCTTCAGGCCATGTCGGCGCTCCCCGGGCCGGAGCTCCGCGCCTACCTCGATGATCTGATCCGTTCGCCCGCCATGGAGCATATGCGCAGATACAGTGAAAACCGTGTCGTCAACATCGTCCTTTCCTCAAAAGAGGCGGTGATGGAGCAGAAAAAAATCGCCGCGGAGATCGAGACATCGGTGCCGCAGAAGCTGCCGGTACACGACGCGGACCTGTGCGCGCTTTTTGCGAACAGTATCGACAACGCGATCGAAGCCTGTGAAAAGCTGCCGGAAAACCGGCGGAAGGTCTCGGTCAGGGCAAGAGCGGACAAGGGTTTGTTCGTCCTGCAGGTGCAGAATTCTGCGGGCGGGAAATCCTCCTGGAAAAACGGCCTTCCCGCCACCACGAAACAGGAGCCGCAGGCCCACGGCTTCGGCCTTGCCGGCATCCGCGAGATCGCCGCGCGGTACGGCGGCTCGATGGAAATCACCGAGGATGGGGCACAGTTCACGCTGCTCGTCTATTTCCCTTTGGAAGAGGAAACCGGCAAAACCCGATAA
- a CDS encoding protein of unknown function (Evidence 5 : Unknown function): protein MLHGGRTDQIIEVGAELRPGERRHGLKMVRHVVPQAPHLKLLLLQIPIIHPVHFVKALFLFQLLLTRKDGYRPQQAEGSQQRHQQQKKVADAPRFHVPQSDGDQRGGERSERQHVHKRPQLWRQAVLRLRREAFERKIHSEPDGQTKKAPLHEGAHSHPESRIVVEKAVDQGAERQAEAGEDQRDRKPLKKSAPAAEENDEKECRKNAEYVHGIAHIDGLLRQQGASGV from the coding sequence ATGCTCCATGGCGGGCGAACGGATCAGATCATCGAGGTAGGCGCGGAGCTCCGGCCCGGGGAGCGCCGACATGGCCTGAAGATGGTTCGCCATGTCGTGCCGCAGGCGCCGCACCTGAAACTGCTCCTGCTCCAGATTCCGATAATACATCCGGTTCATTTCGTAAAAGCTCTTTTCCTGTTCCAGCTTCTGCTGACGCGCAAGGACGGTTACCGCCCACAGCAGGCCGAAGGAAGTCAGCAGCGCCACCAGCAGCAGAAGAAAGTCGCCGACGCCCCGCGCTTCCATGTCCCCCAGAGCGACGGTGATCAGCGTGGCGGCGAACGGAGCGAGCGTCAGCACGTCCACAAGCGCCCACAGCTTTGGCGGCAGGCCGTACTCCGGCTCCGGCGCGAAGCGTTTGAGCGCAAAATACACAGCGAGCCAGACGGCCAGACGAAGAAAGCCCCACTTCATGAAGGAGCCCACAGCCATCCAGAGAGCCGGATTGTCGTGGAGAAAGCTGTCGACCAGGGCGCTGAACGACAGGCTGAAGCCGGAGAAGATCAGAGAGACCGAAAGCCGCTGAAGAAAAGCGCCCCCGCAGCAGAGGAAAACGATGAAAAAGAATGCCGGAAGAATGCCGAGTATGTTCACGGGATCGCCCACATAGATGGCCTGCTGCGCCAGCAGGGCGCATCCGGCGTATAA
- a CDS encoding SHSP domain-containing protein yields the protein MNRDNHDLSLFNDDQNGLFPRGFFPSFFNDSLWNGLNFGGFKVDVREKKDAYVIDAELPGIDKNNVNIDIDDNMLTISANVDEHKEEKDESGRYLRRERRSGSYRRSFPLDNIKADEIKAEMNNGILTVRCPKKQESRPNTKRIPIQ from the coding sequence ATGAACCGCGACAACCACGATTTGAGCCTGTTTAATGATGACCAAAACGGTCTGTTCCCCCGCGGGTTTTTCCCCAGCTTTTTCAACGACAGCCTTTGGAACGGCCTTAATTTCGGCGGCTTCAAAGTCGACGTCAGGGAGAAAAAGGACGCCTATGTCATTGATGCGGAGCTGCCCGGAATCGATAAAAACAATGTCAACATCGATATCGATGACAATATGCTGACCATTTCGGCGAATGTCGACGAGCACAAAGAGGAAAAGGATGAATCCGGGCGCTATCTTCGCAGGGAGCGCCGCAGCGGCTCCTACAGAAGAAGCTTTCCGCTGGACAATATCAAGGCGGACGAAATCAAGGCGGAAATGAACAATGGGATTTTGACCGTCCGCTGCCCCAAAAAGCAGGAGTCCAGGCCGAACACGAAGCGGATCCCGATCCAGTAA
- a CDS encoding conserved protein of unknown function (Evidence 4 : Unknown function but conserved in other organisms), with protein MQQCPPGSEFVALASSLAIALSEKLDADEMNLLSNFFNALGDNLAILAAQREACSKSDRRSG; from the coding sequence ATGCAGCAATGTCCGCCGGGAAGCGAATTCGTGGCCCTCGCGTCCTCGCTCGCGATCGCGCTGTCCGAAAAGCTCGATGCCGATGAGATGAATCTTCTCTCGAATTTTTTCAACGCGCTCGGCGATAATCTGGCGATCCTTGCGGCTCAAAGAGAGGCCTGCAGCAAGTCGGATCGGCGCAGCGGATAA
- the ygzD gene encoding Uncharacterized HTH-type transcriptional regulator YgzD — protein MGRNIAIKVARAQRDMTQKELAEAVGISRQTVNAIEQGEYNPTIKLCRAICRVLEKTLDDLFWEEKDDEQMEK, from the coding sequence ATGGGGCGAAACATTGCGATAAAAGTGGCGCGCGCCCAGCGGGACATGACGCAGAAAGAGCTTGCCGAAGCGGTCGGAATTTCCAGGCAGACTGTCAACGCCATCGAGCAGGGGGAATACAACCCGACGATTAAGCTGTGCCGGGCGATTTGCAGGGTTCTGGAAAAAACGCTTGACGATTTATTCTGGGAGGAAAAAGACGATGAACAGATGGAAAAATAA
- a CDS encoding conserved membrane protein of unknown function (Evidence 4 : Unknown function but conserved in other organisms) translates to MNRWKNKLDEMQEQKLLKIEHNGVWLAFWGLFATIIIQIIIGKENILRSIAGEWIVFMLLSGYMLAACIKNGIWDRRLSPNPKTNAAVSLIAGIATGLILFALFYGNSHSITLSAVFGLCFSAGTFAVLFLVMSILSSLYKRRVNKLEADPGEPGGRKK, encoded by the coding sequence ATGAACAGATGGAAAAATAAATTGGATGAGATGCAGGAACAGAAGCTTTTGAAAATCGAGCACAACGGCGTCTGGCTTGCCTTCTGGGGATTATTTGCGACGATTATCATACAAATCATCATCGGAAAAGAGAATATTTTACGAAGCATCGCCGGCGAATGGATTGTGTTCATGCTTCTCTCAGGATATATGCTTGCGGCATGCATCAAAAACGGAATCTGGGACAGAAGGCTTTCTCCGAACCCAAAGACAAACGCCGCCGTCAGCCTGATCGCCGGTATCGCCACGGGCCTGATTCTTTTTGCCCTTTTCTATGGAAATTCCCACAGCATAACTCTTTCCGCTGTTTTTGGTCTCTGCTTTTCAGCCGGGACTTTTGCCGTATTGTTCCTTGTCATGTCTATTTTATCCTCGCTGTATAAAAGAAGAGTAAATAAACTGGAAGCGGACCCCGGCGAGCCGGGCGGCAGGAAAAAATAA
- the ycsG gene encoding Uncharacterized membrane protein YcsG, whose protein sequence is MSKNLVGQENNVVSQPAESGQDAESTQAGGKSLWEKVKSLLGTGQQSALLGAAFLMFTSAIGPGFLMQTTTFTKQYRDSFGFVILVVTFLSIFAQLNIWQIIAASRLRAQDVANKVLPGLGNVIAFFVSFGGLAFCLAHNAASALSMNILFGLDYKIGSLVIGVIGIIVFLYKSIGVVVDKFCEVTGIFMLVTLLYLGLASHAPVGLALKSTFMPHELPFIAVTTLVGGTVGGFICFSGGHRLVDAGIVGQKNLRKVGGYATLAIVLTTIVRIMLFLAALSAVVAGYKLDPENPAASVFSYVIGPAGATLFAVLIFSEALNSLVGAAYTSVSFLKTLSKTINSHERGSIVAFIALSTILFEFIGQPVKVMIVSGTLNELILPLALGAMLIAAHRKDIVGDYKHSRLMTVMGWVVVAISGYMAIRSFGDIPKLWLE, encoded by the coding sequence ATGAGTAAAAATTTAGTTGGGCAGGAAAACAATGTTGTCAGTCAGCCTGCCGAAAGCGGGCAAGATGCTGAAAGCACCCAAGCGGGTGGCAAAAGCTTATGGGAAAAGGTGAAGAGCCTTTTGGGAACGGGACAGCAGTCGGCTCTTTTGGGAGCGGCGTTCCTGATGTTCACGTCGGCGATCGGACCGGGCTTCCTGATGCAGACGACCACTTTTACGAAACAGTACCGGGATTCGTTTGGATTTGTCATTCTGGTCGTCACCTTCTTATCTATTTTCGCACAGCTGAACATATGGCAGATCATTGCGGCCAGCAGGCTGCGGGCCCAGGATGTGGCGAACAAGGTGCTGCCGGGCCTCGGCAATGTGATCGCGTTCTTCGTGTCGTTCGGGGGGTTGGCATTCTGTCTTGCGCATAACGCCGCATCCGCGCTTTCCATGAACATTCTGTTCGGCCTTGATTACAAGATCGGCTCTCTTGTGATCGGGGTGATCGGGATCATTGTGTTTCTATATAAAAGCATCGGCGTGGTCGTGGATAAATTCTGCGAGGTAACCGGAATTTTCATGCTGGTCACACTGCTTTACCTTGGCCTTGCCAGCCATGCGCCGGTGGGCCTCGCGTTGAAATCGACCTTTATGCCGCATGAACTGCCTTTTATCGCCGTCACCACGCTCGTGGGCGGGACGGTCGGAGGATTCATCTGCTTCTCGGGCGGGCACCGGCTTGTGGATGCCGGAATCGTGGGCCAGAAAAATCTCAGAAAAGTCGGCGGATATGCGACCCTCGCCATCGTCCTTACCACCATTGTCAGAATCATGCTGTTCCTTGCCGCGCTCAGCGCCGTGGTGGCAGGGTATAAGCTGGACCCCGAAAACCCGGCGGCATCGGTTTTCTCTTATGTAATAGGGCCTGCGGGAGCCACTCTTTTCGCCGTGCTCATCTTCTCGGAAGCGCTGAATTCCCTGGTCGGAGCCGCATACACCTCCGTATCCTTCCTGAAAACCCTGTCGAAAACCATCAACAGCCATGAAAGAGGCTCCATTGTAGCGTTTATTGCGCTCTCCACCATCCTCTTTGAATTTATCGGTCAGCCGGTAAAAGTGATGATTGTTTCGGGAACTTTGAACGAGCTGATTCTGCCGCTGGCTTTGGGCGCCATGCTGATTGCCGCGCACAGAAAAGATATCGTCGGAGATTATAAGCATTCCAGGCTGATGACCGTCATGGGTTGGGTGGTCGTGGCCATCTCGGGCTATATGGCGATCCGCTCCTTCGGCGACATTCCGAAGCTGTGGCTGGAATAA
- a CDS encoding conserved protein of unknown function (Evidence 4 : Unknown function but conserved in other organisms) has product MEQEQQKAAELLEGGYDLHVHSFPSHMKRRLDDVEVLQQANEAKMAGVLIKNHYESTAARAALLNKRSGLSTKAYGGVVLNWPAGGLNPYAAESALRLGASFVWLPTRDAANCLAYGNMEGDFFDRPGIEILDEDGKLLPAVYEVLEVVRRYHAVFATGHVSPKESVIACRAARQMDVRTVLTHPEWKRTTVPGEIQAQLAQLGVVIEKDWNNIADGNYPAEDMIHNIRLTGCEHVFLATDRGQMGKETPREGMLRFIGLLLKNGFSDQEIKTMVHSVPESLLN; this is encoded by the coding sequence ATGGAACAAGAACAGCAGAAAGCTGCGGAATTATTGGAGGGAGGCTACGACCTTCATGTTCACAGCTTTCCTTCTCATATGAAACGAAGACTGGATGACGTGGAGGTATTGCAGCAGGCGAACGAGGCAAAAATGGCCGGGGTTCTGATCAAAAACCACTATGAGTCCACCGCCGCGCGGGCGGCGCTGCTGAATAAGCGAAGCGGGCTTTCGACCAAAGCCTATGGCGGGGTCGTGCTGAACTGGCCGGCGGGGGGCCTGAATCCGTACGCCGCCGAAAGCGCGCTTCGGCTGGGGGCCAGTTTTGTATGGCTGCCCACACGGGATGCGGCCAATTGCCTGGCGTATGGAAATATGGAAGGGGATTTTTTCGACCGGCCGGGAATCGAAATCCTGGATGAAGACGGAAAGCTTCTTCCGGCGGTTTACGAGGTGCTGGAGGTGGTCCGGCGGTATCACGCCGTATTCGCGACCGGGCATGTCAGCCCCAAGGAATCGGTGATTGCGTGCAGGGCTGCGCGTCAGATGGATGTGCGCACGGTTCTGACGCACCCGGAATGGAAACGCACCACCGTACCCGGCGAGATTCAGGCGCAGCTGGCACAATTGGGGGTGGTGATTGAAAAGGACTGGAACAATATCGCGGATGGCAATTATCCCGCGGAAGACATGATACATAACATCCGCCTTACGGGATGCGAGCACGTGTTTCTCGCAACGGACAGAGGACAAATGGGAAAAGAAACCCCGCGGGAAGGGATGCTTCGTTTTATCGGGCTGCTGCTGAAAAACGGGTTTTCCGATCAGGAGATCAAAACCATGGTCCATTCTGTTCCGGAGTCGCTGCTGAACTGA
- a CDS encoding LysR substrate-binding domain protein produces MKQSFKIFLLTAEEMSISRAAKRAYVTQQCVSDHIKRLEDEYGVALFERKPRLRLTEAGETMLRSLRSVHILENNMERNIREIADGQRGSFTVGMSTSRAQIILPLMLKRYYEHFPKVDVSFYVNDTVVLEEKLLDGTIDLFLGANASLNPVFHTMPLAVDRMYLIISESLLQQHFGSREIKEFEQGADLARFSDVPFSLYYETGAVNLIVQQHLKDYGIYLKNTPYHISDCDTHIFLCASGLCAALIPEMLSLRIYEHNAKCDPDKYIHIFPVKNFHYPLRIELIWHKDTQQPFYIKAFCEMLQEEVNKLVKNHE; encoded by the coding sequence ATGAAGCAGAGCTTTAAGATTTTTTTGCTTACGGCGGAGGAAATGAGCATCAGCCGCGCGGCAAAGCGCGCCTATGTCACGCAGCAGTGTGTCAGCGACCACATCAAACGGCTCGAGGACGAATACGGGGTCGCCCTGTTTGAAAGGAAGCCCAGGCTGCGCCTGACGGAGGCGGGCGAAACCATGCTCCGCTCCCTGCGAAGCGTGCATATTCTGGAAAACAACATGGAACGCAACATCCGCGAGATCGCCGACGGACAAAGAGGCTCCTTTACCGTGGGAATGAGCACCTCTCGCGCGCAGATCATTCTTCCGCTGATGCTCAAGCGCTATTATGAGCATTTCCCCAAGGTGGACGTTTCCTTTTATGTCAACGACACCGTCGTGCTGGAAGAAAAGCTGCTGGACGGCACCATCGACCTGTTCCTGGGGGCCAATGCTTCTTTAAACCCGGTGTTTCACACCATGCCGCTGGCGGTCGACCGGATGTACCTGATTATCAGCGAGAGCCTTCTTCAACAGCATTTCGGCAGCAGGGAGATCAAGGAATTTGAGCAGGGGGCGGATCTTGCGCGCTTTTCAGACGTTCCCTTTTCCCTGTATTACGAAACGGGGGCCGTCAACCTGATCGTTCAGCAGCATTTGAAGGATTATGGAATTTACCTGAAAAACACCCCTTACCATATCAGCGACTGCGACACGCACATCTTTCTGTGCGCTTCGGGGCTGTGCGCCGCCCTGATCCCGGAAATGCTGTCTTTACGGATTTACGAGCACAACGCCAAGTGCGACCCGGACAAATACATCCATATTTTCCCTGTGAAGAATTTTCATTATCCTCTGCGGATCGAATTGATCTGGCATAAGGATACCCAGCAGCCCTTCTATATCAAAGCATTCTGTGAAATGCTGCAGGAGGAAGTCAACAAGCTGGTGAAAAATCACGAATGA